The region GTCGATCAACGGAGAATGGAATGCGGTGGACATACTTCTATTGTAACGTATTTTCGTCCGTCCGCTGAACCAATCCTGGGTGAACCCAATCGGTTGCCCCACTTGCCCAGTGCTCTTTTTTCCAGACGGGGACCATTTCTTTCAAGCGATCCATCAGCCAACTAGCCGCCTCGAAGGCATCTTTTCGGTGTGGCGTCGAGACGGCGACCGCGACACTTGCTTCCCCAATTGGGACTTCTCCCAGGCGATGGATGAGCACACATCGATCAATCGGCCAGCGTGCGATTGCTTGCTGCTCAAGCTTTTCCATTTCGCTTTGCGCCATCGGCGCGTAGGCGGTATATGTCAGCGTGACGGTTTCCTTGGCGTCAGTAAATTGCCGTGTCGTGCCCAAAAACAACACCACAGCACCACATTTGGGCGAAGTGACCGAGCTGGTAATCGCGTCGGCTTGGATTGGCTTTTCGGTAAGTTCAACCATTGGGAATGTTAGCCTCCACTGACCGGCGGGAGGCAGGCAATCTCATCCGATGCTTCCAGCACTCGTTGATTCCCGGCGTATTCATTGTTCACTGCGAACGCACAGCTGGCGAGCACGGGAGCTAACGCGGGGAGTTCTTTCGCAAGCGTTTCTCGAAGCATCCCAATGGTGGCCGGTTTTTCCACTTCGAGCGACACTTCCTCGCAGCCGGCGAGGTCTTGCGTCAGGGCAAATAATTTCACGCGTACGTTCATGTGACAAACAATTCGTGTGCCGATGGAGAAAACAGGTCA is a window of Bremerella sp. TYQ1 DNA encoding:
- a CDS encoding molybdenum cofactor biosynthesis protein MoaE, which produces MVELTEKPIQADAITSSVTSPKCGAVVLFLGTTRQFTDAKETVTLTYTAYAPMAQSEMEKLEQQAIARWPIDRCVLIHRLGEVPIGEASVAVAVSTPHRKDAFEAASWLMDRLKEMVPVWKKEHWASGATDWVHPGLVQRTDENTLQ
- a CDS encoding MoaD/ThiS family protein; translation: MKLFALTQDLAGCEEVSLEVEKPATIGMLRETLAKELPALAPVLASCAFAVNNEYAGNQRVLEASDEIACLPPVSGG